In Raphanus sativus cultivar WK10039 chromosome 5, ASM80110v3, whole genome shotgun sequence, the following proteins share a genomic window:
- the LOC108860951 gene encoding uncharacterized protein LOC108860951 has product MKFAKSVVAHSYRRGKPFGRHSFNNGARGMAANRIPDKPVVLHGSMAPGLAFSFGFTGYLIWQMVEVRRMSKAADKDIEYHREARLRNIRICEGHREISRLRDKNKAEPEAEVEVEVEAEPEAKMVEEDMEMPWWCGSA; this is encoded by the exons ATGAAGTTTGCGAAATCCGTCGTTGCGCAC TCTTATCGCCGAGGAAAACCATTTGGGCGGCATAGTTTTAATAATG GAGCTAGAGGAATGGCGGCGAATCGTATTCCTGAT AAACCAGTTGTACTACATGGCTCTATGGCACCTGGCCTAGCATTCTCTTTTGGATTTACTGGCTACCTGATCTGGC AAATGGTTGAGGTTAGGCGAATGTCAAAAGCTGCGGACAAGGATATCGAATATCACAGAGAAGCCCGTCTGAGGAACATCCGTATTTGTGAAGGACACCGGGAG ATATCGAGGCTCAGGGATAAAAATAAAGCTGAACCTGAAGCTGAAGTTGAAGTTGAAGTTGAAGCTGAACCTGAAGCTAAGATGGTAGAAGAAGATATGGAAATGCCATGGTGGTGTGGTTCGGCTTGA
- the LOC130495252 gene encoding GEM-like protein 1, giving the protein MPSEFNPYVFPSTVPKNTMDSVKDTLGKWGKMAADTTKKAQDLSGNVWQYCQRKVWKSGALGVEESRTATEACSHENHGLLCFSFTNK; this is encoded by the exons ATGCCGTCAGAGTTCAATCCTTACGTCTTTCCTTCCACTGTCCCCAAGA ATACAATGGACTCTGTGAAGGACACGCTTGGAAAATGGGGGAAGATGGCTGCAGACACCACCAAGAAGGCTCAAGATCTCTCCGGAAACGTTTGGCAGTACT GTCAAAGAAAAGTGTGGAAGAGTGGAGCTTTAGGAGTGGAAGAATCACGGACTGCTACTGAAGCTTGTTCTCATGAGAATCATGGTCTGCTTTGTTTTTCATTTACAAACAAGTAA
- the LOC108857502 gene encoding REF/SRPP-like protein At3g05500 translates to MAQTDLNQPKLDMSKEEKDRLKYLEFVQAAAVEALLRFALIYAKAKDKSGPLKPGVESVEGAVKTVVGPVYHKYHDVPVDVLKYMDQKVDVSVSELDRRVPPVVKQVSSQAISAAQIAPVLARALATEVRRAGVVETASGVAKSVYTKYEPAAKELYASYEPKAEQCAVSAWKKLNQLPLFPRLAQVAVPTAAFCSEKYNDTVVKAAEKGYRVSSYMPLVPTERISKIFSEEKTEIKPLEFHPLD, encoded by the exons ATGGCCCAAACCGATCTCAATCAGCCTAAACTAGATATG AGCAAGGAGGAGAAAGATAGGTTGAAGTATTTGGAGTTCGTGCAAGCTGCTGCTGTTGAAGCGTTGCTTCGCTTTGCTCTCATTTACGCAAAGGCAAAGGACAAGTCTGGTCCTTTGAAACCGGGTGTTGAATCCGTTGAAGGAGCTGTTAAGACCGTGGTCGGTCCTGTCTACCACAAGTACCACGATGTCCCCGTCGATGTCCTTAAATACATGGACCAGAAG GTTGACGTGTCTGTGAGCGAGCTTGACCGCCGCGTGCCACCAGTGGTCAAACAAGTCTCTTCGCAGGCCATCTCAGCTGCTCAGATAGCACCCGTCCTAGCTCGTGCTTTGGCCACCGAGGTTCGACGTGCCGGCGTAGTGGAAACCGCTTCTGGGGTGGCTAAATCCGTTTACACCAAGTATGAGCCTGCCGCTAAGGAGCTGTACGCAAGCTACGAGCCGAAAGCGGAGCAGTGTGCGGTTTCGGCTTGGAAGAAGCTGAACCAGCTTCCTCTGTTCCCGAGGCTGGCTCAGGTCGCTGTACCGACGGCTGCTTTCTGCTCTGAGAAGTACAATGATACGGTGGTGAAGGCTGCGGAGAAAGGGTACAGGGTCTCATCGTACATGCCTTTGGTTCCAACGGAGAGGATCTCGAAGATCTTCTCCGAGGAGAAGACTGAGATCAAGCCGTTGGAGTTTCATCCACTTGATTGA
- the LOC108856513 gene encoding 26S proteasome regulatory subunit 6A homolog, which translates to MATPMVEDTSSFEEDQLASMSTEDIVRATRLLDNEIRILKEDAQRTNLECDSYKEKIKENQEKIKLNKQLPYLVGNIVEILEMNPEDDAEEDGANIDLDSQRKGKCVVLKTSTRQTIFLPVVGLVDPDSLKPGDLVGVNKDSYLILDTLPSEYDSRVKAMEVDEKPTEDYNDIGGLEKQIQELVEAIVLPMTHKERFEKLGVRPPKGVLLYGPPGTGKTLMARACAAQTNATFLKLAGPQLVQMFIGDGAKLVRDAFQLAKEKAPCIIFIDEIDAIGTKRFDSEVSGDREVQRTMLELLNQLDGFSSDERIKVIAATNRADILDPALMRSGRLDRKIEFPHPTEEARARILQIHSRKMNVHPDVNFEELARSTDDFNGAQLKAVCVEAGMLALRRDATEVNHEDFNEGIIQVQAKKKASLNYYA; encoded by the exons ATGGCAACTCCGATGGTAGAAGACACGTCAAGCTTCGAAGAGGATCAGCTCGCGTCCATGTCCACCGAAGACATCGTTAGAGCTACTCGTCTCCTCGACAACGAGATTCGAATTCTCAAG GAAGATGCACAAAGGACAAATCTAGAATGtgattcttacaaggagaagaTAAAGGAGAATCAGGAGAAGATTAAACTCAACAAGCAGCTTCCTTACTTGGTTGGCAACATTGTTGAG ATATTGGAGATGAATCCGGAAGATGATGCTGAGGAAGACGGTGCTAATATCGACCTTGACTCTCAAAGGAAGGGAAAGTGTGTTGTCTTGAAAACCTCTACACGACAG ACAATCTTTCTACCGGTTGTTGGTCTGGTGGACCCCGATAGCCTGAAGCCTGGTGATTTGGTTGGAGTGAATAAAGACAGTTACCTGATTTTGGACACGTTGCCGTCAGAGTATGACTCTAGGGTTAAAGCCATGGAGGTCGATGAGAAACCTACCGAAGATTACAATGACATTGGAGGACTAGAGAAGCAG ATCCAAGAGCTTGTAGAGGCAATCGTGCTCCCCATGACCCACAAGGAGCGTTTCGAGAAGCTGGGTGTTCGTCCACCCAAGGGAGTGCTTTTGTATGGTCCTCCAGGGACTGGTAAAACTTTAATGGCACGTGCCTGTGCAGCACAGACTAACGCCACCTTCCTAAAATTAGCAGGTCCACAACTGGTCCag ATGTTTATTGGAGACGGAGCTAAACTTGTCCGTGATGCCTTTCAACTAGCGAAAGAGAAGGCTCCATGTATTATCTTCATTGATGAAATCGATGCAATTGGTACAAAGCGTTTTGACAG TGAAGTAAGCGGAGACAGGGAAGTGCAGAGGACTATGTTGGAACTGCTCAATCAGCTTGATGGATTCAGTAGCGATGAGCGTATTAAG GTGATAGCAGCCACTAACCGTGCAGATATTCTGGACCCAGCACTCATGCGTTCTGGTCGACTAGACAGGAAGATTGAGTTCCCACATCCAACGGAAGAAGCAAGAGCCAGAATCTTGCAG ATTCACTCGAGGAAGATGAATGTACACCCAGACGTCAACTTTGAGGAGCTTGCAAGATCGACAGATGATTTCAATGGCGCTCAACTGAAAGCTGTATGTGTGGAGGCTGGCATGTTAGCTCTTCGTCGCGATGCCACAGAG GTGAACCATGAGGACTTCAATGAAGGTATAATCCAAGTCCAGGCCAAGAAGAAAGCAAGTTTGAACTACTACGCCTAG
- the LOC108857503 gene encoding uncharacterized protein LOC108857503: MLFVRPVLTQYYRRGRSLGRRDFSSQRSFYNNVDVVTESGISVIENMFNTSLALGLGTGLGYLIMGYNNSSEYAQEVEENWERRKLELQKFEANLERLQRKYGVKRDV, translated from the exons ATGCTGTTTGTGAGACCCGTCCTTACGCAGTATTATCGCCGAGGAAGATCACTTGGTCGTCGTGATTTCTCTTCGCAGCGTAGTTTTTATAATA ATGTTGACGTTGTCACGGAGTCGGGAATCAGTGTGATTGAGAATATGTTTAACACCTCTCTCGCACTGGGTCTTGGAACTGGTCTGGGTTATCTGATCATGGGCTACAATAATTCATCAGAATATGCTCAGGAAGTCGAAGAG AACTGGGAGAGAAGGAAGCTAGAGCTACAGAAGTTTGAAGCAAACTTGGAGCGCTTGCAAAGAAAATATGGAGTTAAACGAGATGtttga